From Heteronotia binoei isolate CCM8104 ecotype False Entrance Well chromosome 17, APGP_CSIRO_Hbin_v1, whole genome shotgun sequence, one genomic window encodes:
- the ZNF541 gene encoding zinc finger protein 541: MDQYHLSDESSLNSEMQLNEFPGNQALDCSDSFSQELCSDMRDMIYSGLSNLDVDPSLSAANINSDSLEDNLDTLSLYSAKDSDPAKLLDDGETDSRPLLHNVGLSNTSAPKDVEPGGRSGSGSGRKGRHHQSSPQAPFLDCSLCGKVFSSSSSLTKHYVTHSQERKHVCKICSKAFKRQDHLSGHMLTHQKTKPFLCIEQGCSKSYSDYRSLRRHYEMHHGFRLLKDDEGCENSLLPPHDSHVQPGPGSLRTAERVAFHPEPQAPNNSLPPNRDLLRCIVSSLVSQKLPATSAGPSESNSKGSLQSFASECGQMPCALASCAAPVEPAGDKATKDLHPCPKNSAPSSVYTIINPGNLPVPRPAENSMNLPNRQPHPEPQRPLENMALEYWANSSVPRFPLFRGQKIPMTSQQPSGSGSFQWVRNVPPTCTKSKGNSAYVAQVSPVAAQDASQGLVGPSQASEALAPTFEHPDILSFAPTLLKTQGEIPRESKLRGFEEAFRPAAKLPEAQKPSVLQKGEPGPLFRQLFMKPQESSVNEDQLQVQGHFFQRITASQHILSHTHLVTPSQAATTEPEPEVVAVAKPFQAAFQQQMDPRRPPSEPTGSKRSLLCMKRSFAQFEQGFPPGNEKEGQPPGTPPQSFPLPSVSTDAVSHAKQARTLKGCPGFTDFTSPNHPQSVAYENTPGNHTYGKPSQSENDCPPLRKKEKNKPCAKGSGGKGSSRSGRPHRKEKLKFDVSSVASPSQVAMASFSLPSTSFDSGGGAGAKPKMTIFNRIQGGNIYSFTNATREEHFLHGCSKSGGGLGDSSQQENNFVCRTCGQLFYTERGLNSHMCFYSEQWQSPSGKGKEQAQKLPFELAGEGDTPETKKPLDDVAAAGPLIMPVSVPVTAASQQQESKVDEKESRKDNSPQEGVPQKKRKRRTCPKSLFIPLPAPACSEIQPGTGGCYQSNLRSPVFLMDHLLQGLVQCSPYTPPPMLSPIREGSGLYFNTLCSSSANASSSKMYTSVLDGMDGALLFSLVKDTTKISVEPHINIGSRFQAEIPDLQDRSFMDNYEHPASLVWKPWGDITTNKETQKRVADLLKLACSSAMPGGGTNLELAMHCLHEAQGNILKALEMLLLQGPQKPPCHPLANYHYSGSHLWTPAEKQLFRKAFGLHKKDFYEIQKKIQTKTVSQCVEYYYNWKKILKFDCSRSQVVEKRSRREQDEVEEEKTTCSPKKRHCQLPKQESKLKPRTYKKAGQSTFSPASSLKETPDRPQSTGGQGVFPCKECARVFDKIKSRNAHMKRHRLQEQMDPVIKIKWHLKNEPKKEERNLDVDFLQW, translated from the exons ATGGATCAGTACCACCTCAGCGATGAGAGCTCCCTCAACTCTGAAATGCAGCTTAATGAGTTTCCAGGGAATCAGGCTTTGGACTGTAGTGATTCCTTCAGCCAGGAGCTGTGCTCAGATATGAGAGACATGATTTATTCAGGACTGAGCAACCTGGATGTGGATCCTAGCCTTTCGGCTGCAAATATAAACAGCGACTCTTTAGAAGACAACCTGGACACCTTGTCGTTGTATTCTGCAAAGGACAGCGATCCTGCTAAACTCCTAGATGACGGCGAGACAGACTCACGACCGCTTTTGCACA ATGTCGGGCTTTCCAACACTTCAGCGCCTAAAGATGTGGAGCCAGGGGGCAGATCTGGTTCTGGCAGTGGAAGGAAAGGGAGACACCACCAGAGTTCCCCTCAAGCCCCTTTCCTGGATTGCAGCCTCTGCGGGAAGGTGTTCAGTAGCAGCAGCTCGCTCACCAAACATTACGTGACTCACAGCCAGGAGAGGAAAcacgtctgtaagatctgcagcAAAGCCTTTAAGCGGCAGGACCACCT GAGCGGCCACATGCTGACACATCAGAAAACAAAGCCATTCCTATGCATAGAGCAAGGCTGCAGTAAGAGTTATTCCGACTACCGGTCGCTGCGCCGGCATTACGAAATGCACCACGGCTTCAGGTTGTTAAAGGACGACGAGGGATGCGAGAACTCGCTGTTGCCGCCGCACGATTCGCACGTCCAGCCCGGACCCGGCAGTTTGAGAACTGCAGAGAGGGTTGCCTTTCACCCTGAACCTCAAGCTCCTAATAATTCCCTTCCGCCCAACAGAGACCTGCTGAGGTGTATCGTGAGTAGCTTAGTCAGCCAGAAACTTCCGGCGACCTCTGCAGGGCCATCCGAATCTAACTCCAAGGGTTCCTTGCAGTCATTCGCCTCCGAATGCGGCCAGATGCCTTGCGCTCTCGCAAGCTGCGCTGCACCTGTTGAACCTGCTGGCGATAAAGCGACAAAGGACCTTCATCCTTGTCCAAAGAACTCTGCTCCTTCCAGCGTGTACACCATAATAAATCCAGGGAACTTACCTGTGCCTAGACCTGCAGAAAATAGTATGAATTTGCCGAACAGGCAGCCTCATCCAGAGCCACAGCGTCCGTTAGAAAACATGGCCCTGGAGTATTGGGCAAACAGCAGTGTTCCTCGCTTTCCGTTATTCAGAGGACAGAAGATTCCTATGACCTCTCAACAGCCAAGCGGCAGTGGCAGCTTCCAGTGGGTCAGAAATGTGCCTCCCACCTGTACCAAAAGCAAAGGAAACAGCGCTTATGTGGCTCAGGTGTCACCTGTTGCAGCTCAGGATGCTTCGCAAGGGCTGGTGGGACCCTCCCAGGCTTCTGAAGCTTTGGCACCAACCTTCGAGCATCCGGATATTTTGTCCTTCGCTCCCACGCTCTTAAAGACACAAGGAGAGATCCCCAGGGAGTCAAAGCTCCGTGGCTTTGAGGAGGCATTTAGGCCGGCAGCAAAGCTTCCGGAAGCCCAGAAGCCCAGCGTGCTGCAGAAGGGCGAGCCCGGACCCCTCTTCAGGCAACTCTTCATGAAACCCCAAGAATCCTCCGTGAATGAGGATCAGCTGCAGGTCCAAGGTCACTTCTTCCAGAGAATCACCGCATCGCAGCACATCTTGTCCCACACCCATCTGGTGACTCCGTCGCAGGCTGCAACCACCGAGCCCGAGCCGGAAGTGGTGGCGGTGGCAAAACCGTTTCAAGCCGCATTTCAACAGCAGATGGATCCACGTCGCCCTCCCTCGGAACCCACGGGAAGCAAAAGATCCCTCTTGTGCATGAAGAGGTCCTTTGCCCAGTTTGAGCAGGGTTTCCCGCCCGGCAACGAGAAAGAAGGGCAGCCCCCGGGCACTCCTCCTCAGTCCTTTCCGTTGCCTTCCGTAAGCACGGATGCCGTTTCTCACGCCAAGCAAGCCAGGACCTTGAAAGGGTGCCCGGGTTTCACAGACTTCACCAGCCCTAACCACCCGCAGTCCGTAGCTTACGAAAACACCCCAGGGAATCATACCTATGGGAAGCCAAGTCAGTCGGAGAACGACTGTCCTCCGTtgaggaagaaagagaagaacAAGCCTTGCGCCAAAGGATCAGGCGGCAAAGGCAGTTCTCGCAGCGGTAGGCCCCACCGGAAAGAGAAGCTGAAGTTTGACGTCTCTTCCGTGGCTTCTCCCAGCCAAGTGGCCATGGCTTCTTTCTCTTTGCCCAGCACTTCGTTCGACAGCGGCGGTGGCGCCGGAGCCAAACCGAAGATGACCATTTTCAACAGGATCCAG GGCGGAAATATCTACAGCTTTACTAATGCAACGAGGGAAGAACACTTCCTCCATGGATG CAGCAAGTCTGGGGGAGGCCTTGGAGACAGCAGCCAGCAGGAAAACAACTTCGTTTGCAGGACTTGCGGCCAGCTGTTCTATACGGAGCGAGGCCTGAATAGTCACATGTGTTTCTACAGCGAGCAGTGGCAGTCTCCATCGGGGAAGGGGAAAGAGCAG GCTCAGAAACTGCCCTTCGAGCTAGCAGGGGAAGGAGATACTCCTGAAACCAAAAAACCTTTGGATGACGTGGCTGCCGCAGGCCCTCTCATCATGCCTGTCTCAGTACCTgtcacagcagccagccagcagcaagAGAGCAAA GTTGACGAGAAGGAAAGTCGGAAGGATAACAGTCCTCAGGAAGGCGTGccacaaaagaaaaggaagaggcggACTTGTCCAAAGTCACTGTTCATTCCCCTTCCGGCCCCGGCCTGCAGTGAGATCCAGCCCGGCACGGGAGGATGCTACCAGAGCAACCTTCGCTCGCCCGTCTTCCTGATGGACCACCTCCTTCAAGGCTTGGTCCAGTGCTCTCCCTACACGCCTCCCCCCATGCTCAGCCCCATCCGCGAAGGGTCAGGGCTTTATTTCAACACGCTGTGCTCTTCCTCTGCAAACGCCAGTTCCTCCAAGATGTACACCTCTGTGTTAG ATGGCATGGACGGAGCTCTTTTGTTCTCTCTTGTGAAAGACACCACCAAGATCAGTGTTGAACC GCATATCAACATTGGAAGTCGTTTTCAGGCAGAGATACCTGACCTGCAAGACAGGTCGTTCATGGATAATTATGAACATCCAGCCTCATTAGTGTGGAAGCCATGGGGAGACATCACAACCAACAAGGAAACACAGAAAAGAG TAGCGGATCTATTAAAATTGGCCTGCTCTAGTGCGATGCCAGGGGGAGGGACCAACCTCGAACTAGCCATGCACTGTCTTCACGAGGCCCAAGGAAACATTTTG AAGGCGCTGGAAATGCTGTTGCTCCAGGGACCACAGAAGCCTCCTTGCCACCCTCTCGCTAATTATCATTACTCAG GTTCACATTTGTGGACTCCTGCTGAGAAGCAGTTGTTTAGGAAAGCCTTCGGCCTGCACAAGAAGGACTTCTACGAGATACAGAAGAAG ATACAAACTAAGACTGTTTCCCAGTGTGTTGAATACTACtataactggaaaaaaatattaaaatttgaCTGCAGTCGATCGCAAGTGGTAGAAAAGAGGTCCAGGAGAGAGCAGGATGAGGTAGAGgaagaaaag ACCACGTGCAGCCCGAAGAAAAGACATTGCCAGCTGCCTAAACAGGAGAGCAAGCTGAAGCCGCGGACTTACAAAAAAGCCGGGCAGAGCACCTTCAGCCCAGCCAGCAGCCTGAAGGAAACTCCCGACAGGCCCCAGAGCACGGGCGGTCAGGGTGTGTTCCCGTGCAAAGAATGTGCAAG